A genome region from Haliotis asinina isolate JCU_RB_2024 chromosome 11, JCU_Hal_asi_v2, whole genome shotgun sequence includes the following:
- the LOC137255200 gene encoding prostatic acid phosphatase-like yields MGLDMWTTLTVVLGCALAVSLAASPTLRLVNLVYRHGDRSPYRTYPNNPNSIDKYWPQGLGWLTTEGMQQHYSLGRFIRRRYSGFLSDKYLHREIRVESSDVDRCLMSAYSNLAGLYPPSGYQVWNSNIPWQPIPVHTRPEVEDNMLAMQKPCKKYDQIEAANLASNRIKQLLAENQDFLQFLSRESGFKSFNVRDVLPVADTLYCEKVHNIAWPAWVNDTSYAKLRDLEQIAFDLLFHDNVGRLKGGPLLKKWIELAQQKVASKAITTKMNMFSAHDSTVVSVLTALKLYNNMIPPYSSALFMELHEATPGAFHVELHYRNVSSTDPNDDTQSHQLTLPGCTFQCPLTNFVSLTKDMVPTDWDAECAASDTGTIIGKRGHRASPILKVLHPYFK; encoded by the exons ATGGGACTGGATATGTGGACGACACTTACTGTAGTACTTGGATGTGCCTTGGCTGTAAGCCTCGCTGCTTCACCCACACTCAGGCTCGTCAATCTG GTATATCGACATGGGGACCGCAGCCCCTATCGGACATACCCCAACAACCCCAACTCCATCGACAAGTACTGGCCTCAGGGACTAGGATGGCTCACCACG GAAGGAATGCAACAGCACTACTCTCTTGGGAGATTTATCCGTCGACGCTACTCGGGATTTCTCAGCGACAAGTATCTGCACAGAGAG ATCCGCGTGGAGAGTTCAGACGTGGACAGGTGCCTGATGTCTGCCTACTCCAACCTGGCTGGTCTGTACCCTCCAAGTGGATACCAAGTGTGGAACAGCAATATACCCTGGCAGCCAATCCCCGTCCACACCAGACCTGAAGTGGAGGATAAC ATGCTGGCCATGCAGAAACCCTGCAAGAAATACGACCAAATCGAGGCTGCAAACTTGGCATCCAACCGCATTAAGCAGCTATTGGCTGAAAACCAG gATTTCTTGCAGTTCCTGAGCAGAGAATCAGGTTTCAAATCATTCAACGTGCGCGACGTGTTGCCTGTAGCAGACACACTGTATTGCGAG AAAGTGCACAATATTGCTTGGCCAGCATGGGTTAACGATACTTCCTATGCTAAACTCAGAGACCTCGAACAAATCGCCTTCGATCTTCTGTTCCATGACAACGTGGGTCGTTTGAAAGGAG GTCCTCTACTGAAGAAGTGGATAGAACTGGCTCAACAGAAAGTCGCGTCAAAAGCCATCACCACCAAGATGAATATGTTCTCTGCT CATGACTCCACCGTAGTGTCGGTACTGACTGCGCTGAAGCTCTACAATAACATGATCCCACCCTACAGCTCAGCATTGTTCATGGAGCTACATGAAGCCACGCCCGGCGCCTTCCACGTGGAGCTGCACTACAGGAACGTGTCCTCCACAGACCCTAACGATGACACACAGTCTCATCAACTCACCTTACCAG GCTGTACGTTCCAGTGCCCGCTGACCAACTTTGTGTCTCTCACCAAAGACATGGTTCCAACAGACTGGGATGCTGAGTGTGCTGCCTCCGACACAG GTACTATTATCGGGAAGCGTGGGCATCGTGCAAGTCCAATCCTCAAAGTCCTCCATCCATATTTCAAATAA
- the LOC137255891 gene encoding prostatic acid phosphatase-like translates to MGLDMWTTLTVVLGCALAVSLAASPTLRLVNLVYRHGDRSPYRTYPNNPNSIDKYWPQGLGWLTTEGMQQHYSLGRFIRRRYSGFLSDKYLHREIRVESSDVDRCLMSAYSNLAGLYPPSGYQVWNSNIPWQPIPVHTRPEVEDNMLAMQKPCKKYDQIEAANLASNRIKQLLAENQDFLQFLSRESGFKSFNVRDVLPVADTLYCEKVHNIAWPAWVNDTSYAKLRDLEQIGFDLLFHDNVGRLKGGPLLKKWIELAQQKVASKAITTKMNMFSAHDSTVVSVLTALKLYNNMIPSYSSALFMELHEATPGAFHVELYYRNVSSTDPNDDTQPHQLTLPGCTFQCPLTNFVSLTKDMVPTDWDAECAASDTGTIIGKRGHRASPILKVLHPYFK, encoded by the exons ATGGGACTGGATATGTGGACGACACTTACTGTAGTACTTGGATGTGCCTTGGCTGTAAGCCTCGCTGCTTCACCCACACTCAGGCTCGTCAATCTG GTATATCGACATGGGGACCGCAGCCCCTATCGGACATACCCCAACAACCCCAACTCCATCGACAAGTACTGGCCTCAGGGACTAGGATGGCTCACCACG GAAGGAATGCAACAGCACTACTCTCTTGGGAGATTTATCCGTCGACGCTACTCGGGATTTCTCAGCGACAAGTATCTGCACAGAGAG ATCCGCGTGGAGAGTTCAGACGTGGACAGGTGCCTGATGTCTGCCTACTCCAACCTGGCTGGTCTGTACCCTCCAAGTGGATACCAAGTGTGGAACAGCAATATACCCTGGCAGCCAATCCCCGTCCACACCAGACCTGAAGTGGAGGATAAC ATGCTGGCCATGCAGAAACCCTGCAAGAAATACGACCAAATCGAGGCTGCAAACTTGGCATCCAACCGCATTAAGCAGCTATTGGCTGAAAACCAG gATTTCTTGCAGTTTCTGAGCAGAGAATCAGGTTTCAAATCATTCAACGTGCGCGACGTGTTGCCTGTAGCAGACACACTGTATTGCGAG AAAGTGCACAATATTGCTTGGCCAGCATGGGTTAACGATACTTCCTATGCTAAGCTCAGAGACCTCGAACAAATCGGCTTCGATCTTCTGTTCCATGACAACGTGGGTCGTTTGAAAGGAG GTCCTCTACTGAAGAAGTGGATAGAACTGGCCCAACAGAAAGTCGCGTCAAAAGCCATCACCACCAAGATGAATATGTTCTCTGCT CATGACTCCACCGTAGTGTCGGTACTGACTGCGTTGAAGCTCTACAATAACATGATCCCATCCTACAGCTCAGCATTGTTCATGGAGCTACATGAAGCCACGCCCGGCGCCTTCCACGTGGAGCTGTACTACAGGAATGTGTCCTCCACAGACCCTAACGATGACACACAGCCTCATCAACTCACCTTACCAG GCTGTACGTTCCAGTGCCCGCTGACCAACTTTGTGTCTCTCACCAAAGACATGGTTCCAACAGACTGGGACGCTGAGTGTGCTGCCTCCGACACAG GTACTATTATCGGGAAGCGTGGGCATCGAGCAAGTCCAATCCTCAAAGTTCTCCATCCATATTTCAAATAA